In Panthera leo isolate Ple1 chromosome B3, P.leo_Ple1_pat1.1, whole genome shotgun sequence, a single genomic region encodes these proteins:
- the VCPKMT gene encoding protein-lysine methyltransferase METTL21D, giving the protein MAATLESSVEDPLRNFVRVLEKRDGTVLRLQQYGSGGVGCVVWDAAIVLSKYLETPEFSGDGAHALSRRSVLELGSGTGAVGLMAATLGADVVVTDLEELQDLLKMNINMNEHLVTGSIQAKVLKWGEEIEDLSSPPDYILMADCIYYEESLEPLLKTLKDLSGFETCIICCYEQRTMGKNPEIEKKYFELLQLDFDFEKIPLEKHDEEYRSEDIHILYIRKKKPGTDPTFESFILTTYSSLKCPPPNTITLGE; this is encoded by the exons ATGGCGGCTACCCTGGAGTCCTCCGTGGAGGACCCACTGCGGAACTTTGTTCGAGTTTTGGAGAAGCGAGATGGCACAGTGTTACGACTGCAGCAGTATGGCTCTGGCGGCGTGGGCTGCGTTGTTTGGGATGCTGCCATTGTTCTTTCTAAGTACCTGGAAACGCCCGAGTTTTCCGGCGATGGGGCCCACGCTCTGAGCCGGCGGTCGGTGCTGGAACTGGGCTCTGGCACAGGGGCCGTGGGGCTCATGGCCGCTACCCTCGG GGCTGATGTTGTAGTCACAGATCTTGAAGAATTGCAAGATTTGCTGAAGATGAATATTAATATGAACGAGCATCTTGTCACTGGTTCTATTCAAGCCAAGGTACTGAAATG GggggaagaaatagaagacttgTCTTCTCCACCAGACTACATACTGATGGCTGACTGCATATACTACGAAGAG TCTTTGGAGCCATTGTTGAAAACTCTAAAAGATCTTAGTGGATTTGAGACTTGTATTATATGTTGTTATGAACAACGAACAATGGGAAAAAATCCAGAAATTGAGAAAAAGTATTTTGAG CTACTCCAACTAGACTTTGACTTTGAAAAAATTCCTTTGGAGAAACATGATGAAGAATATCGAAGCGaagatattcatattttatacatcagaaagaaaaaaccG gGCACTGATCCCACTTTTGAGAGCTTCATCCTCACGACGTACTCATCTCTCAAAtgcccacctccaaataccatcacattgggggaaTAA